The Thermosipho melanesiensis BI429 sequence TTGAAATCATAGCTCACGGCAGGTGATAGAGTGCGGAAGTTTTTAAAAACTTTACTGAAGCCAACCGATATGTTCTATAAGAATTTCATCGATCCGAAAAATAATTTCTGGATATATCTGTTGTTCTGTATCCTTGACAGCTTTAATCTTTATAAAGTGGCTAATATGGTGGGCCCCTTTCTTTATGATACACCCAGGTTGAGTTTATTTTGGAAGATTTTAATCATGTTAGTAGGTGTTTTACAGATTATTAGGTTATGGAGGATACATGGCAATAGTAGTACTCTTTCACCCGTTTAACAAAAGAAGGTTATTGTTCAAATCAAAGACGTGAAAACCTGACAACGTGAGTGGAAAATTAAACAGGTTAACGGATTTCAAAAACTTAGCACAGCCCCGCTTGTAATAGAAGTAGCAAGTGTGCTTTGGGTATTAGTATAACGAACTTCCTCCTTAAAGCTGTAGATTACGTTCATGGACGGTGAAGAAGTGAGAAAAGTACTAAAAATATTTATGAAACCACCTGAAATGTTTTATGAAACATTCATCGATGTAAAAAGCAACGTTTGGGCTTACGTGTTGGTAGCTACCTTTGATATCGTTTATCTTTACAAAGTGATAGATATGGTGGTTCCTTAACATTTTTCTCATAGGAGAAAGGGAGATATTGTGTGCGGGATCGTGGGGTACGCAGTACATCTGGGTATAATGATGCTGACAAATCCGTTTAACAAGAAGAGATTACTTTTTAGAAAGAGATAAAAGTTTGTATAATAGGGTTTTACTTGTTTTAGATTGTCCAGATATTGTTATATTTATTGTTCTGTACATTCTTTTCTGTAGGAAGTTGGATGTTGTGTGAAAAAAAACGAGAGAATTCTCGAGTTTTTTTGATAACCTTATCAACTTTTTTCTTTTCTTTTGTAATCTTTATACAAAAGAATAACCAGCAAAATTAGAAAAACTATCATCAATGTTGGAATAATCCATAAAGTTTTTAAAGTTAATCTAAGAGCTACAAAGAGAATTGTTACAGACATAAAAACAGACATTACCATATAAATTTTTGTACTGTAATACCAACCATATGGGAAAAGGTGGGCACTTGTTATTATTCCAAGGAAAATTATCATTTCTTCAGGTCTTTTTATAAGAGCCCAAACTACTATTGGATAATAAATAAGCTGTGCTATATTCAAATAAAATCCCAAAATAGAAAGAGGGTTATCATCAATTTTCCATTGTGCTTTAAAAATCTTTGAAAAAACCATTGCAAGTGGGAACAATAACGCTGTTGACCATAAGATTAAAGAATTTTTTGTGTTAATTTCAAAGTTAGAAAGTACTATAAGAAGCATAATTCCCCATACTACTGAAGCTGACAACAAAAATGCCACTCCATTTTTACATTTTACAGATAGCTCTTTTTTTAACATGCTTAAGTCCATACCATATCCTCCTTAATTTCTATTTTGTTTTTATTTTGCGTTATAAATAAATATTACAATAATTATAACGTAAGTTTATAATAATGTCAAGAAAATTTGAGTGTGTTCAAAAAAACTATATTCCGACTTCCAAAGATGAGGGGAAAGAAGATAAGGGAAGTGTCTTCTCACGTGAAGATGGAACTGATGGTGGGCAGGAAAGAAAAAGGAGGTAATCCCATACTGGTTGGTGTAAATATGGGACCTGCATACAGTGACGAAAGGAAACTTTTGCTCGAACTGATGAAGGGTATAAAGATAAAAAACAAAGTGCATGATGGGAGATGCTCTATGAGTATTGAAGTGCTGAAAGATTTCATTGAAAGGTCAGAATTAGTCGTGGTAAAAGACGAAAAGCTTTGAGAGAGTGGTGAAGAGCATTTGGGCGAAACTGACCCTATACAACTGGACAATAGTAATTTTTTTGTTTGCGTTGTTTGCAATGGTTAAAAGGAATTTTCAAGGTAATCCAAAGGTTACCATCTCACTGAAATAGTGAATAATGCTTATTTTTGAAACACACTCAGTAAATTGTTGTAATTGACGAGAATATGTAATTTTAATGTATTACAATTTCATTAATAATATATACTATATAAAAATCTATTTATAACTTAAATAAATCATCCTACAATTTATTCTTTCAACTTTCTTATAGCTTCATCTTTTACGTTATCATCATGGAAAAAATATTGCTAATAGGTACAAATTGTGCTGGTAAAGCAACTATACTGTCACGTATTGCAAGTTTAGTAAAATCAAAAAGTATAATGTTTTTGGAACAAACCTCTGCATATTGTATTTATTTAATTTTGCGTTAGTTACAGTGGAGATGAAAGATTGTATGATGGGTAAAAAAAAGCTAAAGGAAAAATCAGATGAGATTTAAGGTGAGTAATTTCTCTACATTTTTGAAGCATTATCAATATCAAATTATGTTATGTTTTGAAATTTGATTGGAAAAATAGAAAAGTAAAAATACATGCTTAAGATATATAACCCCCTCTCCATGGGGGATACCAAGAAGAGGGGGAATTTTTTTACAATTTAAACTTAGCCAAATATTCGTTCAATGAAGAGACAGCATCATTTAAGTCATCCGAATATGTTTTTACCTCTGCAGCCTGTTTTGCTTGTTTTTCCACTTGTCCTGCCATTTGTTTTACTTCTTCTTCTACTTCCATCAATGTCTTTGTTACCCTATCTATCGCTGCGCTTACCTCTTCTGATGCTCCACTCTGTTCTTCCGATGTCGCTGCTAAGTCATTTGTCATTCCGTATATATCTTCTATCCTTTCTAGTAACTCTCTTATTGCTTCACTTACTTTCTCTGATGACCCTACGGATTCTTCTATCTTTTCTCCCACTTCTTCTGTGTATTTTGCTACGTTTACCGCTTGATTCTTTATCGCATTTAATACTTCTGCTATCTTTTGTGTCTGGCTCTTACTTTCTTCTGCTAATTTCCTTATCTCATCTGCTACTACCGCAAATCCCCTTCCTGCTTCTCCGGCCCTTGCCGCTTCTATCGCTGCATTTAGTGCTAGTAAGTTTGTTTGTTCCGCTATACTTGATATCGTTTCTACTATTTCTTCTATCTTTGTCGATGATTCTTCCATCTCCCTTACTGATTTTTCCGTCTCTTTCATCTTTTCGTCTACTTCCATTATTACTCCCTTCAACTCTTTTACCCTTCCCGTTGAATCTGTCGCTTTTTCTCTCATCTCTTCCGCTTTCCTTGCTAGGTTTTCTGAGTAATTTGCTATGTTTTGCGCCCCTGATGCTATCTCTTCCATTCCACTGTTTGCTTCTTCTGTGGCTGATACTACTTCTTGTATCTCATATGTCGCTTTGTTTACCGTTTCTTCTGCGTCTTTCGCCGCTTTTTCCGCTTCTTCCACCATGTCATCTAATAACTGTGAAACGGAGTATACTTGTGAGTTTAGTTTCATTACTTCTCCTACTGTTTGTTTGAAGTTATCTACCAATATCTTAAACGCATTTGTTAGTTGGCTTATCTCATCTTTGCCTTCTTTTTCTTCTATCTCTACTGTTAGGTCTTTTTCCGCTACTCTCTTGGCTATTTCACTTATCTCTATTATTGGTCTACTTATTGATTTTGATACAAAGTATGCTATTATTCCCGCTACTATTGCTACTATTACCCCCGTTAATATCCCTAAGTTTACTATCTTTTTCGCCTCTTTTATCACTTCATCATAATTTATTGTTGCCATTACTTTTAATGGTAAGTCGTCTATTTTTACAAAACTTGCAAATTTTTTCATTCCATTGTATTTGAATATTACCGTCCCTTTGTCTTTTGATAGCGCAGAGTTTAATGTTTCAAGTTCTTTTTCTTTTGCTACGTCTAATTTGTTTACCTTTGTTTTATCTGGATGGGCTATCACTATGGTATCATATAGTATGCTTATTATCCCATTCTCTCCTATCTTTGCATTCTCTACCGAATCTTGTAATACTGCTTGTGGATATAACCCAATAAGTACTGCTGTTACATTCTCACTGAAATCCTTTACCGGCACTACTACCGCTATTGTGCTTGTACCTTCATAGATATATGGTATGTATATGTCATATTCTTTTTCTTTATCGAATATTTGATGAACCAATACGTCAAGTTTGTCTGGAAATTCAATACTTAATTCACCGGTTTCATCAAATATTTGACCATTTTCTAAAACAAGATAAGTCCAAAGAAAGCCATCCTTTTTCAAAGCATTACGAGCATTACGAATACCCCAAGCAAGTTGTTTTTTTCCAAGTTCACTAGTTGCATTCATAAGGTATGGAGCAAGAGAACCCCCCGTTGCATATTTGTAAATGGACTCAATAATATTGCTAAGAATAGCTTGTATGTCTTTTGATATGGAAGTAAGAACAAGTTCGTTAATAGTGCTTGCCATTTGTGAAAAATGACCAAATGAAAGATACAATGAAACAGATATACTCGCAACCGTTGCTATTACCGCTACTATTACAAGAATTAATATCAATTTTATCTGTAACTTCATCTCTCCACCTCCAAGATATAATTATTTTACAACTTGATTTTATCATAATTTTTATTCAATTTAAATGGTGAAATAAGGAGTAAACTGTAGGCTAATATAAATATCTTTCTTTAAATAAAAATTGTATGCTATAAAAGGATAAAAAAAAGACCCCTCAACGGGGTCTTATGCACTCTGTGTAATATTATACCATATTTTTGAAAAATGTCAAATGATAATTTTTGGTAACAAACTCTCATCTATATTATACCACATTTTTTAATGTTGTATAATATAAGTTGGGTGAGAGTGTGGTATTGGTATTTAGCGATATACATGGATGTTATTTTGAGTTTGAAAAGGTATTATCATATTTTCAGAAAGAAAATAAAAGGTATATATTCCTTGGTGATTATATAGACAGGGGGAGTTATTCGAAAGAGGTTGTAGAAAAAGTGTTAGAATTATCGCCAAAAGTTTGTCTTTTGGGAAATCATGAAGATATGATGTTGAGATACTTAAAGTTTGGTCATAAAAGCTGGCTTTTTCCAACTAATGGTGGAAATAGTACCATTGAATCTTTTGGGGGAGTTGAAAATATAAATACGTATTTATCTTTTTTTGAGCAGTTGAGATTTTTACATGTAGAAGAATTTTTTGGAGTAAAGTTTCTATTTTCACACGCTAATGTATTACCAGATTTTCCGATAGAAAAAGCGACAAACTATGAGGGAAGTTATAGTGAATTTTTAAACGATATAGGTATGGATTTATCGATTAGTAATATTTGGTTAAGGGAAGTATATCCTTTAAAAGGTTATGTGTTAATTCATGGACATACACCAACGTTTAATAAAAAAGTTGGGTTGTACAAGGTAAATGATAGAATTGTTGATATAAACATAGATACAGGATGTGTTTATGGAGGCAATTTAACGGCATTGTGTTTTCCGGAAAATGAGAAAGAATTATCGGTCTGTGGAGGAATTTTGGTAGTAAATGATAAACTTGAAACTGAAGTGATTGGTTTTGAAAGTTTTTAGATTATTTCTTTAAACATCAATTTCCCGCCTTTTTGATAGACGAATACAGGGTTGTTGTATTGTTTGTTTAATTGATGTTTTACATCTGATATCTGTAATAATGGGGTATTTATCGAAAGTGTAAGTATATAAGAATGAGGATTTTTTAAGCCAGCTCTTACTATACCGTTACATGAACCAAATATTACGACAGTTCCACCGGCGTTTATTTCTGAACCGGCATTTACGTTTCCCACTAATATTATATTTCCATTGTGTGAGATTTTTTGTCCCGAACGGAGATTTTTTAGATATATTACTGTTTTTTCTTCATCTTTTTCTTTTCTTACCGTTGGAGCTTTTTCATCGTATTCATCTGTTATTATTGCTTTTATTTTTATTC is a genomic window containing:
- a CDS encoding DUF7010 family protein, producing MDLSMLKKELSVKCKNGVAFLLSASVVWGIMLLIVLSNFEINTKNSLILWSTALLFPLAMVFSKIFKAQWKIDDNPLSILGFYLNIAQLIYYPIVVWALIKRPEEMIIFLGIITSAHLFPYGWYYSTKIYMVMSVFMSVTILFVALRLTLKTLWIIPTLMIVFLILLVILLYKDYKRKEKS
- a CDS encoding methyl-accepting chemotaxis protein produces the protein MKLQIKLILILVIVAVIATVASISVSLYLSFGHFSQMASTINELVLTSISKDIQAILSNIIESIYKYATGGSLAPYLMNATSELGKKQLAWGIRNARNALKKDGFLWTYLVLENGQIFDETGELSIEFPDKLDVLVHQIFDKEKEYDIYIPYIYEGTSTIAVVVPVKDFSENVTAVLIGLYPQAVLQDSVENAKIGENGIISILYDTIVIAHPDKTKVNKLDVAKEKELETLNSALSKDKGTVIFKYNGMKKFASFVKIDDLPLKVMATINYDEVIKEAKKIVNLGILTGVIVAIVAGIIAYFVSKSISRPIIEISEIAKRVAEKDLTVEIEEKEGKDEISQLTNAFKILVDNFKQTVGEVMKLNSQVYSVSQLLDDMVEEAEKAAKDAEETVNKATYEIQEVVSATEEANSGMEEIASGAQNIANYSENLARKAEEMREKATDSTGRVKELKGVIMEVDEKMKETEKSVREMEESSTKIEEIVETISSIAEQTNLLALNAAIEAARAGEAGRGFAVVADEIRKLAEESKSQTQKIAEVLNAIKNQAVNVAKYTEEVGEKIEESVGSSEKVSEAIRELLERIEDIYGMTNDLAATSEEQSGASEEVSAAIDRVTKTLMEVEEEVKQMAGQVEKQAKQAAEVKTYSDDLNDAVSSLNEYLAKFKL
- a CDS encoding metallophosphoesterase family protein; its protein translation is MVLVFSDIHGCYFEFEKVLSYFQKENKRYIFLGDYIDRGSYSKEVVEKVLELSPKVCLLGNHEDMMLRYLKFGHKSWLFPTNGGNSTIESFGGVENINTYLSFFEQLRFLHVEEFFGVKFLFSHANVLPDFPIEKATNYEGSYSEFLNDIGMDLSISNIWLREVYPLKGYVLIHGHTPTFNKKVGLYKVNDRIVDINIDTGCVYGGNLTALCFPENEKELSVCGGILVVNDKLETEVIGFESF
- the minC gene encoding septum site-determining protein MinC, translating into MPFDLKAFKSDIVFYIDNYERLEDLLNEIDNKMEKIKHFFNGREKVLLKLENLEEKISDIPKIMAKIKEYRIKIKAIITDEYDEKAPTVRKEKDEEKTVIYLKNLRSGQKISHNGNIILVGNVNAGSEINAGGTVVIFGSCNGIVRAGLKNPHSYILTLSINTPLLQISDVKHQLNKQYNNPVFVYQKGGKLMFKEII